From Aspergillus fumigatus Af293 chromosome 5, whole genome shotgun sequence, a single genomic window includes:
- a CDS encoding putative serine/threonine protein kinase, translating to MDCLKNNFVKGQLLDGRFRSVAPLNHGSFGMVFLATDTKTGHDVAIKCLTKAPSDDPSAPSAIDDRFEELYCHKRLAHHPNIVNLIHSFETETHLYLVLEYCANGDLYEAIRLNRGPLETEHVRDFMLQLVSAVEFLHSNGMYHRDIKPENIFLTQDGTMKLGDFGLATHAPWCHEACVGSDRYMAPEQYDPGANGYSPAKADIWAIGICLLNVLFARNPFATPTESDILFADYVRDRQSLFDIFTNMSQDTFEILRIALAIDPEKRSLAGVRDALLRVVSFTTDDEVLDDFCTDDREVVPASANREPLRTPSVQTASAHQGDSFPWAKALQTSPPQAIRQLSAIPDNESYSEDLFPASETAGTSWFSVHQGTPSMASVLDSALGESFKSTAFRPVAPRYPPPSDPVPITGSLPNHAAKPIPSLSMVFGRNKNDQISKSWSDLWDEDEEFEHEDVVFQERHEANSRSWSHESSSMDVPTPPAGLRESKSSSLLNARSSAQQTPSTKPVNIATKSTLDDVGTPAVISAPRFSQSSPKKSNLDKWAALGDRRRNYKPAEKSFGQPKSSINMSWRKDWGLGSSGFDYGSWAKKDNLAHQDRRRRPFLEKGRRRDGVESPKAVKPVTPSSYDGSIDEDLDLVGGWHDLHL from the coding sequence ATGGATTGCCTGAAGAACAACTTTGTCAAAGGCCAGCTCTTGGACGGTCGTTTTAGGTCCGTGGCTCCCTTGAACCATGGATCCTTTGGTATGGTCTTTCTCGCTACAGATACCAAGACCGGTCACGATGTGGCCATCAAGTGTTTGACCAAGGCACCATCTGATGATCCATCGGCTCCATCTGCCATTGACGATCGTTTTGAAGAGCTCTATTGTCACAAGCGCCTTGCCCACCATCCGAATATCGTGAATCTTATTCACTCATTCGAGACTGAAACTCATTTGTACCTTGTTCTGGAGTACTGCGCCAACGGCGATCTTTACGAAGCAATTCGGCTCAACCGCGGTCCCTTGGAGACGGAACATGTTCGCGATTTCATGCTACAGCTGGTTAGTGCCGTTGAGTTCCTTCACTCGAATGGCATGTACCACCGTGACATCAAACCGGAGAACATCTTCTTGACCCAGGACGGTACAATGAAGCTCGGTGACTTTGGCTTGGCAACTCATGCTCCTTGGTGTCATGAGGCGTGTGTTGGAAGCGACCGCTACATGGCCCCCGAACAGTACGACCCAGGTGCTAATGGCTATTCGCCGGCCAAGGCTGATATTTGGGCGATTGGCATCTGTTTGCTCAATGTCCTCTTCGCTCGCAATCCCTTTGCAACTCCCACAGAATCGGACATCCTCTTCGCGGATTACGTTCGTGATCGCCAGTCTCTTTTCGACATCTTCACCAATATGTCCCAGGATACTTTTGAGATCCTGAGAATTGCCTTGGCCATCGATCCTGAGAAGCGCTCGCTTGCTGGTGTCCGTGATGCCCTGTTGCGTGTGGTTTCCTTCACCACAGACGATGAGGTATTGGACGATTTTTGCACCGACGACCGCGAGGTTGTTCCTGCAAGCGCCAACCGCGAGCCTCTCCGGACCCCCTCAGTTCAAACCGCATCTGCACACCAAGGCGATTCTTTCCCCTGGGCCAAAGCTTTGCAAACCAGCCCCCCGCAAGCCATCCGCCAGCTGTCTGCTATTCCCGACAACGAGAGCTACTCCGAGGACCTCTTCCCTGCCTCGGAAACTGCTGGTACTTCCTGGTTCTCCGTTCATCAGGGCACTCCATCTATGGCATCCGTTCTGGACTCCGCATTGGGTGAGTCTTTCAAGTCTACTGCATTCCGTCCGGTTGCCCCTAGGTACCCGCCTCCTTCGGATCCTGTGCCAATCACAGGTTCTCTTCCGAACCATGCAGCTAAACCGATACCTTCTCTGTCCATGGTGTTTGGGCGGAACAAGAACGACCAGATTTCGAAGAGCTGGAGCGACCTTtgggatgaagatgaggaattCGAACACGAGGATGTTGTCTTTCAAGAGAGACATGAGGCAAATTCACGTAGCTGGAGCCAtgagagcagcagcatggACGTTCCTACTCCCCCAGCTGGACTTCGTGAGTCCAAGTCGTCCTCGCTTCTCAATGCTCGGTCGTCTGCGCAACAGACCCCATCCACCAAGCCTGTCAATATTGCTACTAAGTCGACTCTCGACGATGTTGGTACTCCTGCTGTGATTTCAGCTCCTCGCTTCTCGCAAAGCTCACCCAAGAAGTCGAATCTGGACAAGTGGGCTGCGCTGGgcgacagaagaagaaactaCAAACCTGCAGAAAAATCTTTCGGTCAGCCGAAGTCTTCAATTAACATGAGTTGGCGAAAGGATTGGGGCCTTGGCTCGTCCGGATTCGACTACGGATCTTGGGCCAAGAAAGATAACCTCGCGCATCAGgaccgtcgccgccgcccGTTCCTGGAGAAGGGTAGGCGCCGTGATGGCGTGGAATCTCCTAAGGCCGTCAAACCTGTCACTCCCAGCAGTTACGATGGAAGCATTGACGAAGATCTTGATCTTGTGGGCGGCTGGCACGATCTTCACCTTTAA
- a CDS encoding Sad1/UNC domain protein, with amino-acid sequence MLSGRCVGAFLINLAALALLTAGQAVIREQSQPLCLARGWRDTEAEFIRWPVCIETRWSRSGITVAGGPSVTMSSISSNSPPTSKASHTAVQQHSGKEQEQDTDSPLDNAKFLSFEDWKKQNLAKVGQSAENVGGNRRSGVTGNESRRPTGISNALDSLGEDAEIELDFGGFGADAPEAARPPSFGSGVQVGKSAGSVDSKTGGDANGPSPGMIRSGSSRRKDAGTTCKERFNYASFDCAATVLKTNPECQGSSSVLIENKDSYMLNECRAKNKFLILELCDDILVDTVVLANYEFFSSIFHTFRVSVSDRYPAKPDQWRELGVFEARNSREVQAFAVENPLIWARYLKIEFLTHYGNEFYCPLSLIRVHGTTMLEEYKHDGEASRVDDEIVDETLEPDHAVTAAIAEPSENSSDLGAENRESMRRKLQDGLQDACPNPAQGLERLLANYLDSEICSVQARPTRTAGQERADAAVQHDSPSTDTTPPGPEASGPIVPGAGNGTKFAPDARRAAGQSGADGNPLPASMATMSEPVQHDTTSEADQKSTASSQEEQVPSVDSAKFSATQPPSPNPTTQESFFKSVNKRLQMLESNSTLSLLYIEEQSRILRDAFSKVEKRQLSKTSTFLENLNVTVMNELRQFREQYDQVWKTVALEFETQRIQYHQEIFSLSAQLGVLADELVFQKRVAVIQSIMVLFCFGLVLFSRGAMSSYMEFPSVQNMVSRSYSLRSSSPPFSSPSMSPSSTRPSFTYRSRHRRNGTDDTQDSAPSPTISYSPPTPNSETSVPLESIEKQESPPSPGDLELPDIELPQFRSQSSPPVLKSGEDSDGEISKTSGSMEV; translated from the coding sequence ATGCTTTCGGGCCGATGTGTGGGCGCATTTCTCATTAATTTAGCTGCCCTCGCCCTGCTTACGGCTGGACAAGCGGTAATACGGGAGCAGTCACAGCCACTATGCCTGGCCAGGGGCTGGAGGGATACTGAGGCCGAGTTTATTCGGTGGCCGGTCTGCATCGAGACCCGCTGGAGTAGGTCAGGCATTACGGTCGCTGGGGGACCTTCTGTTACGATGTCTTCTATTTCAAGCAATTCGCCGCCGACTAGCAAGGCCAGCCATACGGCTGTACAACAACATTCTggcaaggagcaggagcaggacaCGGATTCCCCCCTCGATAATGCCAAGTTTCTCTCCTTTGAAGATTGGAAGAAGCAGAATCTGGCAAAGGTTGGCCAGTCGGCGGAGAATGTGGGGGGCAACCGGCGGAGTGGCGTGACAGGGAACGAGAGCCGACGGCCTACGGGGATCAGCAACGCTCTAGACTCTCTTGGAGAAGACGCGGAGATTGAACTTGACtttggtggattcggtgCTGACGCGCCAGAGGCCGCACGGCCGCCGTCATTTGGCTCGGGGGTGCAGGTGGGGAAGAGCGCAGGGTCGGTGGACAGCAAAACTGGTGGAGATGCGAATGGCCCGTCTCCTGGGATGATACGGTCAGGCAGCTCGCGTAGGAAAGACGCTGGGACTACGTGCAAGGAGCGTTTCAATTATGCCTCCTTTGACTGCGCTGCTACAGTGCTCAAGACCAACCCCGAGTGTCAGGGCTCGTCTTCTGTGCTGATCGAGAATAAAGACAGCTACATGCTTAATGAGTGTCGGGCTAAAAATAAGTTCCTGATTCTCGAGCTGTGCGACGATATCTTGGTAGACACCGTGGTTCTCGCGAACTACGAGTTCTTCAGTTCCATCTTTCATACCTTCCGGGTCAGCGTCTCGGATCGATACCCGGCCAAACCGGACCAGTGGAGAGAACTGGGGGTTTTTGAAGCCAGGAATTCCCGCGAAGTTCAAGCTTTCGCGGTAGAGAACCCGCTGATCTGGGCTCGATATCTGAAGATTGAGTTTCTGACGCACTATGGAAACGAGTTCTACTGCCCCCTGAGTCTCATACGCGTCCATGGAACGACTATGCTGGAGGAATACAAGCATGATGGCGAGGCTAGTCGAGTTGACGATGAGATTGTTGACGAGACATTGGAGCCGGACCATGCTGTCACTGCAGCGATTGCAGAGCCATCCGAAAATTCGTCTGATCTTGGTGCGGAGAATCGTGAAAGCATGCGCAGGAAACTGCAGGATGGACTCCAGGATGCTTGCCCGAACCCAGCACAAGGGCTGGAGAGGCTTCTGGCAAATTACCTAGATTCAGAGATATGCAGTGTGCAGGCTAGACCGACGAGAACTGCTGGCCAAGAAAGAGCTGACGCAGCTGTTCAACATGACTCGCCTTCGACGGACACCACGCCACCGGGACCGGAGGCCTCCGGGCCTATTGTGCCCGGCGCAGGTAATGGTACCAAATTCGCACCTGATGCTCGACGAGCTGCTGGGCAGTCTGGAGCTGACGGTAACCCTTTACCCGCTTCGATGGCAACCATGTCTGAGCCTGTCCAGCATGACACCACGTCGGAAGCAGACCAGAAATCTACAGCCTCATCCCAGGAAGAACAAGTTCCTTCAGTAGACTCAGCCAAGTTCTCTGCAACTCAACCACCATCACCCAATCCGACCACGCAGGAGTCGTTCTTCAAATCTGTCAACAAGCGACTGCAAATGCTGGAATCGAATTCGACTTTGTCTCTTCTGTATATTGAGGAGCAGTCGCGGATCCTGCGTGATGCATTTAGTAAAGTCGAGAAGCGTCAGCTGTCGAAAACATCTACCTTCCTGGAAAATCTGAACGTGACTGTTATGAACGAACTGAGACAGTTCCGCGAACAGTATGATCAGGTTTGGAAGACGGTTGCGCTGGAGTTTGAAACTCAGCGCATCCAATATCACCAGGAGATATTCTCCTTAAGTGCGCAGCTGGGTGTCCTCGCAGATGAACTTGTCTTCCAGAAGCGAGTCGCTGTAATTCAAAGCATCATGgtcctcttctgctttggcTTGGTCTTGTTCTCTCGGGGTGCAATGAGCAGCTATATGGAGTTCCCAAGCGTGCAAAACATGGTGTCTCGATCCTACAGTTTACGATCGTCATCTCCACCATTCAGCTCGCCCTCCATGAGTCCGAGTTCAACCAGGCCGTCGTTCACATATCGAAGTCGCCACAGGAGGAATGGTACGGACGACACGCAGGATAGTGCGCCGAGCCCCACTATCTCATACtcgccgccaacgccaaACTCAGAGACATCAGTACCATTAGAGTCGATAGAGAAACAGGAATCACCACCATCCCCTGGCGATCTTGAATTGCCAGACATCGAACTTCCCCAGTTCCGGTCGCAAAGCAGCCCTCCTGTCTTGAAGAGTGGCGAAGACAGCGACGGCGAAATTTCAAAGACATCCGGATCC